In one Candidatus Methylomirabilota bacterium genomic region, the following are encoded:
- a CDS encoding PH domain-containing protein: MGYVERHLLPNERVVYKTRLHWIMFLRSWLVMLVGVVLAGALWPISDPPWLWYVGLVVVAIGAFWALVHFVELMTSEFAVTTTRLIFKVGLIARYTTELLLSKVESIGVNQGLMARLLNYGDLTVTGTGGAREVFRRVRDPIGFRNHVQQASVTSGPSGG, encoded by the coding sequence GTGGGCTACGTCGAGCGGCATCTCCTGCCGAACGAGCGGGTCGTCTACAAGACGCGGCTTCACTGGATCATGTTCCTCCGGTCATGGCTCGTCATGCTCGTCGGCGTGGTACTGGCGGGGGCGCTGTGGCCGATCTCGGATCCGCCGTGGCTGTGGTACGTCGGGCTGGTCGTGGTGGCGATCGGCGCGTTCTGGGCCCTGGTCCATTTCGTCGAGCTGATGACCTCCGAGTTCGCGGTGACCACCACGCGCCTGATCTTCAAGGTGGGCCTCATCGCGCGCTACACGACGGAGCTCCTGCTCTCCAAGGTCGAGTCGATCGGGGTGAACCAGGGACTCATGGCTCGCCTCCTGAACTACGGCGACCTCACCGTGACGGGCACCGGAGGCGCCCGGGAAGTCTTCCGGCGCGTGCGGGACCCGATCGGGTTCCGGAACCACGTGCAGCAGGCGTCGGTCACGAGCGGCCCCAGCGGTGGGTGA